In the Clostridium sp. 'White wine YQ' genome, TCCTTCAGTTCCAGATCATATAGAGACAGTCTGGGGAACGGGGTATAGATGGAAGGAATAAAAATGTACATGAATAAAAGTGTTAGAACCAAGATGGTTAAATACTTCATATTGGTTATATTTTTTATAGTTTTGATTTTGAATATTCTAATGATAAATTATATAAAAAGATACTATTATGATAGCACTGAACAAGTACTAAAGAGTGAAATAAAAACATCAGCCGATTTTTATAATAAATATTTCTCGTATACATCACTTGAAGAAAATATTTATAACAATATTGATGTTTTTTGGAGTGAAAGTAATGCTGAAGTACAAATATTAGATACGAATGGTAAACTTCTTATGGATTCTATGGGAGTAAAGGATAAGAATGTAATAGATACTTCAGATGTTAAAAAGGCTGCTAAAGGTGATTATGAAAGATGGATAGGAAAAGTAAGTTATTATGATGATGAAGTAATGGCTATATCTTATCCACTTAAATCTTCAGGAGAGATTAAAGGTGTGCTTAGATACGTTATTTCTCTTAAGGAAGTAAATAGTTCAATAAAAGGAATTGCAATATTTTTTATCACAATTTCATTAATCGTACTAGCTATTGGAGCAATTATTAGTTTAATTTTAGCAAAAGGAATAATTAATCCAATTAAAGAGTTAACTACTGTTGCTGAAACTATGGCATCAGGAGATTTAAACATAAGGAGTCTTAATAATTCTAAAGATGAGATAGGAAAACTATCAGCAACACTTAATTATATGGCTGAAGAATTATCAAAAAGAGAAAAACTAAAGAATGATTTTATATCTTCAGTGTCACACGAGCTTAGAACTCCTTTGACAGCTATAAAAGGATGGGTGATTACTATAAATGGTGATTATTCTGATGAAGAAGTTTTAAAAATGGGATTGGGAATTATTGAAAAAGAAACAGAACGTCTATCTAATATGGTAGAAGAGTTATTAGATTTCTCAAGGCTTATTTCCGGGAAAATAGCTCTAAAAAAAGAAATGATATCAATAAAAGATATAGTAGATTATATTGGAATATACATGACACCTAGGGCAAATAGAGATAACATAGAGTTTCTAGTTAATATAGAAGAAAACCTTCCTGAAATATGGGCAGATGGAGATAGGATGAAGCAAGTTTTTATTAATATAATAGATAATGCTTTTAATTTTACTGAGCCTGGCGGAAGAGTAGAATTATCAATAAGCAAGGAAAAGAATAGTAGTCAAATTCTAATCAAGCTTAAAGATAATGGATGCGGAATTGAAGAAGATATATTACCTAAGATTAAAGAAAAATTCGTTAAAGGAAAGAATTCCAGATCTCAGAATGGAATTGGATTGTCTATTTGTGATGAAATTGTTTCACAACATGGAGGAAGCTTAGAGATATATAGCAAGTTATCAGTTGGAACAGAGGTAGTTATAAAACTTCCTACTGCCTTTAGAGATTAAAAGGAGGAAGAATGAAAAAAGAAATTAAATTAATGATAGTGCTTTTAAGTATTCTTGCATTTGTATTGATATTTTCAAAGTTCAAGGTATCAGGAAATGATTTTAAAAGACTTATACCTCCTACATCTCAAAGCATTCACTTAGATGGTAAGTGGCAGAAAATATCTGCTTATAACATGAAAGACAATACAAATAAAGGTGTATCAAAAGAGTATTATTATTTTGAAGCTGAAAAAGCTTTCATAGAAAATAGTTCTTATGAGGGAATAGAATATAAGCTTAGAGTCGTAAATTTGAAACAATATTTAACTTTTGAATATAAAATAGATAAAGAAATAATAGCTGACGAAGATAGAGATGTTGATGTAATAAGTATACTGAAAAATAATGTGCTAATCTCTGAAGTAATTAAAGTAGATGACGATACTATTCTAGCAATAAATGAAGATTGTATATATAAGTTAAAGAATGTATCTCAAAGTATAGATGATTATCCAGTAAAGAACAATGATTTAAATACAACTAATAGCGTTAGTCTGAAAGATAGTAATAATAAACCAATAGGTCTTTATTTAGGGCTGAAAAAGGCAAGGGGAGTAAATGAAGATGGAAGTGTAGGAGCAGAAAAATATAGAACACTTTGGATATCCTATGCGACTGGACAGGTTTTGCCGATATATCAAAGAGAAAATATCTTATATCCTAGACTTAAAGGTTTTTGGGAATTAGTACCTGATAGTTATGTTAAAAATGGAATTAGGTATGAATTCTTTGATACTTACCCAATAAATAGTAAGAATGATGCGAAAATAAAATCCTCAGAATCATTACTTGATAAAGAATCATTAGGGGGAGAAGCATCAAGATATGGTATTGAACAAGGTAGTAAACTTGTAAATTTACTCTTTATAGGAAACAACTATATATCAACTGAAGAATTTAATGATAGATATTCAGAGGAAAGTGGTAGATTTAAAATAATTCCAGTAGATAATATATATGCAGATAGAGGAGTATCAATAGAGTTATTAAATGGTATTGATGGGTATGAAGCATTTAAAAATGCAGCAGATGTAGCATTAAATCGTAATGAAGAGGAAGCACAAGTTAAGTTAGATACCACAGAGATATCACTGGTGAGAAAAAGTGGTAGATGGATCCTAGAAGGAAGAGTTTTAAGAAAAGGTGATAAACCTATTGATTTTGATATAAGAACTGTAAATACAAAGAAACTTGTAAATTTTGATGACCTATCAGTAAAGTGGAGTATAATAAAAGCAGAAAATCCATTAGTTAAAGATATTTATACATCACCAAATGGAAAGCTAGCTCTATTAGTTCTAGATGATAAAATATTAGTGTATGAAGTGGAAGATGGGAGCCTAAAAGGACAACCAATCAAGATAATAAATAAAGATAAGGATGAGTCAGTGATAATGGCTGAATGGGCTGATGGTGATTTTGTGAAGGCATGGAAAAATGTATTTATTAAAAATGCATCACTAATTGATAATTAAGTTGTTCTAAAAATAAAGACCAGATAAAATCTCAATTATGAGTTTTACCTGGTCTCTTTTTTATTTATCTGTGTAATTCTTAAAATAATCACTCTTAATCATTTTATCAGAGATATCAAAAACTTGCTTATATAAATCTTGATCTTCTTTGCTTAATGTTCCTCTTAGTGTTCCATTAGTCAAATAAGCAAAGGATTTATTTGTTTTTAATAAGTTTCTTCCTAAAGCACTATTGATATACTTACTTTCATCAACACCCATCAAATATGATATAGTTGGCATCATATCAACTTGTCCACCATAAGTATCAATCTTTACAGGATTATTGTAATTCTTTTGATAAACTATATATGGAACTGATGAAATATTATTATCTAACCACCAATTTTCTGGGTTTTTCATTTCATTAACTTTATCATTATAATATTTGTGGACTCCAGTGTGGTCACCTTCAATTACAACAACAGTATTATCAAGCAATCCATTTTTATCTAACTCATTTAAGAACATTCCTATTTGTTTATCTGTATAATGCACTGTTTGGAAGGAATTACCTAATAAAGAATCTTTTAATTCACCAGTTAAATTTAATTCTTTATATTTATCAGGTAGTTCAAAAGGACCATGGTTTGTTAATGTTACTGTAAAAGTATAAAAAGGTTGTTTCATTTTCTTAATCATAGGTACTACTTGCTTAAAATAAGTTTCATCGCTTAATCCAAGTCCTATAACTTCATCAGGATTAAAGGAATAGTAGTCTATAAAGTTATTGAACCCAATTCCCTTTAGTCCATCAGCATAGTTCCAGAAGCTTCCCTTATCAGGATGTATAGCAGTTGATTCATAACCCTTATCCCCTAATAGTTTAGGAAGTGATATATAATCCCTATTTGGATATCTAAAGAATGTACTTCCTTTCTTCAGTGGAAGCATGCCAGTATTAACCATTAAGTCTGAATCAGAACTTGTACCTTCATTAACTTGTTCAAAAACATGAGGGAAGTATATTGAGTTATTTAAAATTTTGTTTAAGTTTGGAGTTATTTCTTGGCCATCAGCTTTTTGTCCAATTACAAAGTTCTCTAAGGATTCCACTTGAATTATTAAAAGATTTTTACCATTAAATAATCCTTTATAGTTGTTGTCAGGTAAATTTTCATTCTTTTTAGCATAGAAGTCTTTAACTTCTTTTTGTTCATCTGCGGTTAACTTATATGGCTTTAAATCTTTATATGTATTATAAACATCAAATAAGTGATAGCCGATAGAAGAAAAGTACTTAGCTGTATTCGTTGCATCATAGTTAGAAAATAAATAGGAGTTCCTAACATCTTTATTTCCTAAAACATTTATATTAAAAGGAACATAACCAATGTATATAATAGAAATTAGAAAAGCAGCTGCAAAGCCTTTAAAATTACTTTTTACCTTTTTAAAGCTCTTTCTAAAAATAATTATATAAGGAATTAATACTAAAAAATCTATAACAAATATAAAATCAAGTTTTGTAGTAAGTGATAAAATTGATCCAGACATATTATCTAAGTTAGCAGTTTGTGTTGCAACAATTACAGAAGGAACTGTCTGGAAACCACGAAAATACCACAGATCTAATACAAATAGAAATGTTAGTAGAGCATTTATTATTAATGGGAATATCCATTTTCCTTTTCCTTTAAATAGAAGTGTAAAACTTAAGAATACTACTGCAAATGCAATATAGTAATTCATAAATGGAGAAACAGAACTATAGCCTGTCCCAAAACTAAAATTATAAGGTGTTTTACTTCCTACAAATCCTTGAAAATAAATCCCCTTAAGTGTTATTGAAATTACTAGTAGTAAATAGAAAACGACTCTAAGAATTGTATTCTTTGTTAATTGTGCTTTGAAATTTTCTATTATAGAAACTTTTAAATTCGTTAAATTCATTTTTCTCCTCCTGAATGTAGCGTTTACCTAAAAATTATATCCTAACTGTATATATAAATCAAATAACAAAATAATAACTAAATGTAAATTGTTAGCTATGTAAGAAGGTAGAGAAGAATAGAATTGTTGTAGAGATGATAATAAATATGTACAATGATGTTATATAAGAAATTAATTATGTTATCTTGGAGGTAAAATGAAACATTTATTTATAATTAACCCTGAAGCTGGTAAAGGAAGAGCATTAGAATATAAAGATAAAATAGAAAAGATATTTACTAAAATCAATGAAGAATATGAAATCATTATAACAGAAAGAGTTGGACATGCTACTGAGGTAGTAAGAGAGCTTACATCTAGAGACAGATATAGGGTTTATGCAATAGGAGGAGATGGAACATTAAATGAGGTGGTTAACGGGTTAGTAGGAACAGACAGTATACTTGGAGTAATACCAGCAGGTTCAGGAAATGATTTTATAAGAAGTATATGGGATGAACAGGATGACGAGTTATTAATAAAGACTATAAGAGGTGATTTTAAGAAAATTGATTTAGCAAAAGTAAATAATAAATATTTCATAAATATATCATCAATAGGGTTTGATGCAGAAGTAGTATATAATGCGAGAAAATATAAAAAGTATAAGTTTATAAGTGGACCATTTGCTTATTTTATAAGTATTTTTATAACTGCATTGAGATTTAAAGGCGTTGAAATCGAGTTTGAACTAGATGGACAGCCTATAAATGATAAGATATTTTTAATGGCAGTAGCTAATGGTAAATATTATGGGGGAGGAATAAAAATTGCTCCTTTTGCCAATATAACAGATGGGGCATTAGAATTATATTTAATTAAAGCAATATCAATATTTAAGTTAATTAGAGAAATTCCTAAAGTTTTAAAAGGAGTACATAGTTATGGAATTAAGGAAGTAAAGTATTCAAAAATTCAGAACATAAAGGCGAAGTCTAAAAATGAATTTACCATAAATATTGATGGGGAGATAGTAAGAGGGAAAGAGGTTGAGTTTCTAATACTTCCTTCAAAATTGGATATGATAATTCCTAACAATTAATATTTTATTATGTGTAAAGTTAATGTAATATAATTACGATAAAAAAACTATGAATAAAAAAAGAATTTTGTTTACAATTATTATAGTTACACAAGGTTTATTGATTAAATTTCTTCCTAATTATTGGTTAATAATTATTTTATTAAGCTGCATAATTTTCACTATATTAACTAGTAGTAAGTTTCAAGTTGGAGGTAGAGAAATAACATTAGATACTCATTTTTTATTTAACGCTATTAATACTATCATCTATTATTGTAGGGCAGACGCAAATATTGCACGACGATTACTGCTAGATCTAAGTGGATACCTTAGATACTTTCTTGAAAATAAAAATATCACCGTAAAGTTAAAAGAGGAGTTAGATGTATTAGATGCATATCTTTCAATACAGAAGGCTAGATTTCAAGAAAAATTTGATTATTCTATTGCGGAAAGTAATAGTGTATTTATTATATTCAAGAATTCTATAATAGATTTATGTTACTTTTTGCTAAGGGAAGGAATAATAAAAAGTAAGGGGTCAGGAAGAATTGACATAATCGATATCATAGAAAAAGACCATTTACTATTAGAAATCAATTACTTAGGAAATTTTCCTCAAAATATCGATGAATTCAGTATGAATTTCCATAGAAAATATGGATATGAAATTAAAACAACCAGAAATGATAATGGTGTAATATTAAGAATAGTAATGGCGAAAAATAACCTTAAGGAGTAGGAGAATGTTAAAAATAGCTTTGGTTGATGATGAGAATATTGCATTGGAAGAATTGGAGTATTTACTTTTAAAAGAAAACGACGTAAAAATCATTGGTAAATATACAGACCCTCATCAGGCGATTAAAGAAATCAAGGAATTAGAACCAGATGTGGTTTTTTTAGATGTTTCCATGCCAGAAATAAATGGATTCATGGTTGCTGAAGAGATTAAGAAATTACGCCGAAATATTGAGATAGTTTTTATTACTGCTCATGGGGATTATGCGATTAAAGCATTTGAGATTGATGCAAGGGACTATGTGTTAAAACCATTTCATCCAAGAAGAATAGAAAATACTATGAATAGGCTTAGGGCTAAAATTTATGATAACTATTCTGTAGTAAAGCCTAAGTTAGTTAAAAAAATACCTATTAAATATAATGATAAGTTAAGTTTATTAGATGTTGAAAGTATAATTTATTGTTCAGCAAGTGAAGGTAATGTTGAAGTAATAACTTCAAATGGTTCTTTTATATCAGAAGAACCTTTAAATTCAATGGAATCAAGATTAGTTGATTTTAATTTTATTAAATGCCATAGAAAGTATTTAGTAAATTTAGATTTAATAGAAAATATTATTCCCTGGGCGAGTGGAACGTACATATTAAAATTGAAAGGGACAGAGGAAAAGGTTCCTGTAAGTAGAAATTATCAAAAAACTATTAAGGAAATTTTTAAGATATAGGGAATTTAATTTATTCTTACATAAATAAGTTATTAGTTAATATTATAATTCTACATAACATAGTATTATATATGTAAATAAAACTTGGTATATCCAAGTTTTATTTATATTATAAAATAATTTAATTACATTTATGTTTTTCACTTGAAAAAGTTGCTTTAGCGCTTTCTGTACGAGGATCATGGTCAATATGCTTTTTATTATTTGATTTAGTATTATCTTTTTTTGCCATCACTGCACCTCCTTATTACATAAAAATATTCCTACTTAGTTTATACAGTTTTAAAGAAACTATTAGGATTTATAGGGTTTTTTATAGGAAACTTAATTTACTCTTGTTTGAAAATGTAATTTCCTGGACATTTTCAAACAAGAATAAATTTTTTAGTTGAACTTAAAACCAGTTAATAGAAACAAATTTATTTTAAAAAATAAATCCCCTATGATAAAATATATATGTAATTAGGTATTTAATAAAACTATTCTCACCTGGAAAGGAATTGAGTCTTATGATGACAGTTTATGATTTAGTAATTATCGGTGGAGGACCTGCTGGAATGTCTTCAGCTTTAAAAGCGAAGGAGAATGGAATAGATAATATTCTTATTATAGAAAGAGAAGAATATTTAGGTGGAGCACTTATGCCTTGCATTCATTATGGATTTGGTGAGAAGATTTTAAATAAAAAAGTAACAGGTACGGAATTAATGCAGCATCTTGTTGATAAGATTGAGGAAAGCAGAATAGAGTGTAAGTTATCTTCCTTAGTTTTAGATGTTACAAAAGATAAAATAATAACATATGTAAATTCTAATGATGGAATAGTATCAATTAAAGGTAAAAGTATCATTTTCGCAACTGGAGCAAGAGAAAAATATACTGGAAATATAGAAATAGCTACAAAAAGCTATTCAGGTATTTATACATTAGGAACAGCACATAAGTTTGTAAATTTACAGGGATATTTGCCAGGAAAGTCGATAATAATTTTTGGTACTAATGATAGAGCACTTATTATTGCTAGAAGACTTATTACAGAAGGTGCAAGTGTTAAAGCTTTAATTGAAAGTAGTAATGAAATTAGGGCAAGGATTACGGAGAATAGGGAGATTATAGATTTATATAATATTCCAATTTACTTTAATTCAAAAATAAAAGATGTTTTTGGGAAAGAGAGAATAACAGGGCTTGTAATTGAAAATGTAATCTCTAAAGAACGAAAAGAGTTGTTGTGTGATAGCTTACTGCTTACAGTAGCATGGAAATCTGAAATAGATCTCTTAAAGAAAGCAAAAGTAGAGTTAGTTGATAATAATGAAGCAGCTTATGTAAATGATAAATTTATGACATCTCAAAAAGGTGTATTTGCTGTAGGATCAGTATTAAATCCAAGGTATTGGGCTGATGATGCTATTATTCAAGGAGAAAAAGCAGGGGAAGAGGTTGCTAAGCTTATTCGTTCAACCAGTAAGGCTTAGTTATAATAATTGAAGCAGAAATCTATGATTTCTGCTTCAATTTATTTACTATATACTCTGATATTAGAATATGTCCCTTTTTATTTAAATGAATACCATCAATATAGATATCTTCACCATTAAAGTAAGCTTCTTCAGTAACAGAGTATAAATCAATTATTTTTTCCTTATCAAATATATTTACTAACTCGTTCTTTAGATTAATTATTGATTTGTTTATTTGATTATAATCAGGATAGGAACTCCAAAGGTTTATTGATTTATTCTTATCTATGAAAGGTGGAATCAAGATGGTGGTTTTAATGTTGTTATCTTCGCATTCCTTATGCAATAAAACAATATTTTCTAATATAGTTTTATAAGGCCTTTCCATTAAAAAATCATTTGTACCAGCAAGAATGAAGCAAAATTTTGGTGCAATATTAATTACATCGCGCCAAACTCTTGAAAGCATTCCTACAGTTGTATCCCCATTTACACCTTTATTTAAATAAGAAAAATTACAATTTGCACATATTCTGTTTACCCAGGAGTCCTCCTTATGTACACCATATCCAAAAGTAAGACTATCACCTAAAAAAACTATATCCATTTTTCACCTCAAAACAACTTGTTAAAACAGTTTTTACAAACTAAGGTTTTGCCTTTATTTGCTTTTATATAATCATTTGACTTAATAGGTTTATTACAAAACTCACAAATTAATAAGTTATTATTTTCTGAAGTTTTAGAAGTGGTATTCTTAATAAGCTTTTTCCCATTAGAGGCTGGAGAGTAGATTAACTTTTCACTTTTAATTTCTTTAGGTTTTATAGTGTATTCTATTTCATATTCACTTTCACCAAATAACTCTAACTCAAAACGAGGATTTTCTTTGTCATAAAATTCTTCTATATAAATTGTTTTTATTTGAGCATCATTAACAATAAGGCCACTTTTTTCAACTCCATCAAAAATACTTTTTGTTATATTGTTAGTATCAGGATGTCGTTTAGAACTCTTATAATAAACTTTAAGTATTGCTATCAAACCCTCTTCTAGAACAATATTTGGATTCTGTACTCTCGCTTCATAAGAAATTTCTTCTTCGTAAAGTGCATATCTATCATGATATTTGCCAGAGTTATAGGGGAGTATTGCCCTTCCATTTGTATTAAATAATTTAAAATTAGATTTAGATATTGGAGACCCCTTCACAATAACCTTAGCATAAGATTTATTCATATATATTCTCCTTGTTATAAAATTGTAAGACTCTTTAAATTGATAATATATTCTCTATAAAGTATAATACAATATGAATGAATTTGATATATGAGGTAGTATTATGGAGAAAAAAATTATTTTATCCATTGAGAGCTCTTGTGATGAAACATCAGCTGCCATTGTAATAAATGGAAGAGAAGTTTTATCAAATATTATAGCATCTCAAATAGATATACATGAAAAATTTGGTGGAGTCGTTCCAGAAGTAGCTTCTAGAAAACATATTGAAGCAGTAAACTGGGTTGTTGAAGAAGCATTAAAGGAAGCAAATGTAACATTAGAAGATATAGATGCAGTTGCTGTGACATATGGGCCGGGACTAGTGGGAGCACTTTTAGTAGGCTTGCAATATGCTAAGGGATTAGCATATTCTTTAAAGTTACCACTAATAGGAGTTAATCATATTGAAGGACATATTTGTGCAAATTTTATAGATCATAAAGACTTAGTTCCTCCATTTGTATCATTAGTTGTTTCAGGTGGAAATACATTCATAGTTCATGTTAAGGATTATGGAGAATATGAGATATTAGGTGAAACTAGAGATGATGCAGCTGGTGAAGCTTTTGATAAGGTAGCTAGGGCAATAGGATTAGGTTATCCAGGTGGTCCGAAGATCGATAAAATATCAAAAGAAGGTAATGCGGATGCAATTAAATTTCCAAAAGCTAAATTCCATGAAGATACTTTAGATTTTTCTTTTTCAGGGTTAAAATCTGCAGTATTAAATTATATTAATAAGAAAAATATGCAAGGTGAAGAAATAAATAGAGCAGATGTAGCAGCATCATTCCAAAAATCAGTAGTGGAAGTGCTTACAGAAAATGTTCTAGCAACCTGCGAAAAAAGAAAAATCAATAAAATTGCTATAGCTGGAGGGGTTGCATCTAACAGCTATTTGAGAAATAATTTAATTAAAGAAGGAAATAAAATAGGGGTTGAGATTCTATTCCCTTCTCTAGTGTTATGCACTGATAATGCAGCCATGATTGGAAGTGCAGCTTATTTTCAATTGATTAAAGGGGATTCAAGTGGGTTGGATTTAAATGCAAAGCCAAATTTAAAACTGGGGGAGAAGTAAAGAGAAATGAATATGCTTCATCATTCTAATGGTATAAATAGACTCAAGTATAAGAAAAACAAAAATATTCCAAAGGTCATTAAAACTACAGTTTATGTAATTATTTTTATATTATTATCTTTAGCTGTATTTCAACTTGTTTTAGGAAAAGTATACAATGAGAAGTATAAGTCGAGGTTTAAATATACAAGAATAGATGAAAAAAAAGTATTTTATAATGATTCGGGATCAGGTGAACTTACAATAGTATTTGACTCAGATTTGGGATTAGATTTAAATGAATGGAATTCCATAGAAAAAAGTTTTAAAGAAAAATATAATATTAAAACTTTTCAGTATAATAGATTAGGTTATGGAAATAATGATGGAGGAAGTAGAGTCGATTTAAAAAAGCAGGCAGATGATTTGCGATTGACACTAAAGAAGGCAAATATAACAGGTCCATATATATTGGTAGGTTCAGGATACGGTTCATTAGTTATGACTAACTTTGCTAATACATATCCGGAGATAGTAAAAGGGGTTGTGCTTATCAATCCCATAAATGAAGAATATATAAAGGACAAGGAGTATATCAAAAATTTTTCAGATAGTAAATTTAAATATAAAGTAGAGTATATAAGTGCATATTTTGGAATATCATACTTTAGAGAAAAATTAGGGTTATTAAAAGTACCAGAAGGTGTGGTTACATCAGGTGATGAAGAATTAGCAAGTGAATATATGTCTAACAGAATAAGAAGTAAGTATTCCCAAGCTATCTATAATGAAATAATAAATTTAGAGAATGGAGATAGCTCTTCTCAAATAGAAGGAATGTTGGGGGATAACCCTCTTGCAATAGTATCTAGAGAAGAAAATATGGATAAAGATAAGAAGTTATTAGCTTTGTCAAAATCAAGATATATTACTCAGATATCAACAAACAGTAAAGGACAATATATACCAGTATCTGACAAAGAAAAAACTTTAGAAGCAATAAACTATGTGTTAGAAAAAGCAAAGGTGAACGCCAAGAAATAAATTGTAATTACTATATTAGTAACATATAGTATTAATTATTTTATAGTATTAGTAGTAAAAATTAAAAGTATTCATCACTACAAAAGAAAACAGGGATCACACTCTGTTTTTCTTTGATTTTAGAAAATAGAGAAAAAAAGTTAGTTTTGTCATTTACATGACACATTGATATTTTATATTAGGACTATGGATATAATAAAAATGAATTTTTCTTTGGGAGGTTTGATTTTAATGAGCGATTTTAGAGATGATAATATTAATGAAAATAATTCATATGAAGTAAATACAGAAAATAATTCTGAAATAGTAATAAATAATGAAGAAAATAAAAATGAAGAAAATATAGAAAGTGATGTAAGTTCTGTTTCAAACTCAGAAGTTAATAATGAAGTAGAGACTATTGATAACTTAGGGGCAGGGAACAATGCGGAGGAAGAAATATACACTCCAGACTTTGTTATGGTTTCTAACGGTAAAGAAAAGAAGATGAAAAGAAAGAAACCGAAAAGTAAAAATTTTAATTCGTTAGGAAAGTATATTTTGGTAGGAGGAATATCTGTTGCAGTAGCGCTTGGTGTTTCAATACCATCAACATATTTTTTAGTTAAAAATCAAATAGAAAGTGGTAACTTAAAAACATCATCTAGCGATCCATATAATTTTTATACACCACCTTCATTTACTAGTAATTCAGATACGTTATCTGTAACAGATGCTGTAAAAAAGGTAGCTCCAGCAGTTGTTAGTGTATCAACAAAGAGTATTGTAAATAACGGATTTTTCAGCCAACAACAAGAAGGCGTAGGTTCAGGATTTATAATTAATAAAGATGGGGATATATTAACTAATTTCCATGTAGTTCAGGGAGCGACTGAAGTAAAAGTA is a window encoding:
- a CDS encoding GDSL-type esterase/lipase family protein; the encoded protein is MDIVFLGDSLTFGYGVHKEDSWVNRICANCNFSYLNKGVNGDTTVGMLSRVWRDVINIAPKFCFILAGTNDFLMERPYKTILENIVLLHKECEDNNIKTTILIPPFIDKNKSINLWSSYPDYNQINKSIINLKNELVNIFDKEKIIDLYSVTEEAYFNGEDIYIDGIHLNKKGHILISEYIVNKLKQKS
- a CDS encoding LytR/AlgR family response regulator transcription factor; this encodes MLKIALVDDENIALEELEYLLLKENDVKIIGKYTDPHQAIKEIKELEPDVVFLDVSMPEINGFMVAEEIKKLRRNIEIVFITAHGDYAIKAFEIDARDYVLKPFHPRRIENTMNRLRAKIYDNYSVVKPKLVKKIPIKYNDKLSLLDVESIIYCSASEGNVEVITSNGSFISEEPLNSMESRLVDFNFIKCHRKYLVNLDLIENIIPWASGTYILKLKGTEEKVPVSRNYQKTIKEIFKI
- a CDS encoding LTA synthase family protein, with the translated sequence MNLTNLKVSIIENFKAQLTKNTILRVVFYLLLVISITLKGIYFQGFVGSKTPYNFSFGTGYSSVSPFMNYYIAFAVVFLSFTLLFKGKGKWIFPLIINALLTFLFVLDLWYFRGFQTVPSVIVATQTANLDNMSGSILSLTTKLDFIFVIDFLVLIPYIIIFRKSFKKVKSNFKGFAAAFLISIIYIGYVPFNINVLGNKDVRNSYLFSNYDATNTAKYFSSIGYHLFDVYNTYKDLKPYKLTADEQKEVKDFYAKKNENLPDNNYKGLFNGKNLLIIQVESLENFVIGQKADGQEITPNLNKILNNSIYFPHVFEQVNEGTSSDSDLMVNTGMLPLKKGSTFFRYPNRDYISLPKLLGDKGYESTAIHPDKGSFWNYADGLKGIGFNNFIDYYSFNPDEVIGLGLSDETYFKQVVPMIKKMKQPFYTFTVTLTNHGPFELPDKYKELNLTGELKDSLLGNSFQTVHYTDKQIGMFLNELDKNGLLDNTVVVIEGDHTGVHKYYNDKVNEMKNPENWWLDNNISSVPYIVYQKNYNNPVKIDTYGGQVDMMPTISYLMGVDESKYINSALGRNLLKTNKSFAYLTNGTLRGTLSKEDQDLYKQVFDISDKMIKSDYFKNYTDK
- a CDS encoding sensor histidine kinase — its product is MEGIKMYMNKSVRTKMVKYFILVIFFIVLILNILMINYIKRYYYDSTEQVLKSEIKTSADFYNKYFSYTSLEENIYNNIDVFWSESNAEVQILDTNGKLLMDSMGVKDKNVIDTSDVKKAAKGDYERWIGKVSYYDDEVMAISYPLKSSGEIKGVLRYVISLKEVNSSIKGIAIFFITISLIVLAIGAIISLILAKGIINPIKELTTVAETMASGDLNIRSLNNSKDEIGKLSATLNYMAEELSKREKLKNDFISSVSHELRTPLTAIKGWVITINGDYSDEEVLKMGLGIIEKETERLSNMVEELLDFSRLISGKIALKKEMISIKDIVDYIGIYMTPRANRDNIEFLVNIEENLPEIWADGDRMKQVFINIIDNAFNFTEPGGRVELSISKEKNSSQILIKLKDNGCGIEEDILPKIKEKFVKGKNSRSQNGIGLSICDEIVSQHGGSLEIYSKLSVGTEVVIKLPTAFRD
- a CDS encoding histidine kinase encodes the protein MNKKRILFTIIIVTQGLLIKFLPNYWLIIILLSCIIFTILTSSKFQVGGREITLDTHFLFNAINTIIYYCRADANIARRLLLDLSGYLRYFLENKNITVKLKEELDVLDAYLSIQKARFQEKFDYSIAESNSVFIIFKNSIIDLCYFLLREGIIKSKGSGRIDIIDIIEKDHLLLEINYLGNFPQNIDEFSMNFHRKYGYEIKTTRNDNGVILRIVMAKNNLKE
- a CDS encoding NAD(P)/FAD-dependent oxidoreductase — translated: MMTVYDLVIIGGGPAGMSSALKAKENGIDNILIIEREEYLGGALMPCIHYGFGEKILNKKVTGTELMQHLVDKIEESRIECKLSSLVLDVTKDKIITYVNSNDGIVSIKGKSIIFATGAREKYTGNIEIATKSYSGIYTLGTAHKFVNLQGYLPGKSIIIFGTNDRALIIARRLITEGASVKALIESSNEIRARITENREIIDLYNIPIYFNSKIKDVFGKERITGLVIENVISKERKELLCDSLLLTVAWKSEIDLLKKAKVELVDNNEAAYVNDKFMTSQKGVFAVGSVLNPRYWADDAIIQGEKAGEEVAKLIRSTSKA
- a CDS encoding diacylglycerol/lipid kinase family protein, coding for MKHLFIINPEAGKGRALEYKDKIEKIFTKINEEYEIIITERVGHATEVVRELTSRDRYRVYAIGGDGTLNEVVNGLVGTDSILGVIPAGSGNDFIRSIWDEQDDELLIKTIRGDFKKIDLAKVNNKYFINISSIGFDAEVVYNARKYKKYKFISGPFAYFISIFITALRFKGVEIEFELDGQPINDKIFLMAVANGKYYGGGIKIAPFANITDGALELYLIKAISIFKLIREIPKVLKGVHSYGIKEVKYSKIQNIKAKSKNEFTINIDGEIVRGKEVEFLILPSKLDMIIPNN
- a CDS encoding CPC_1213 family protein, encoding MAKKDNTKSNNKKHIDHDPRTESAKATFSSEKHKCN